One window from the genome of Jeotgalibaca sp. MA1X17-3 encodes:
- the secG gene encoding preprotein translocase subunit SecG — MYEILLTSLIIVSFLLIAVVLMQPSKTNAASALSGGAEQLFGKQKARGFEAGLRRVTGVLGFVFMALAVALTYLSSH, encoded by the coding sequence TTGTACGAGATCTTATTAACATCACTTATTATTGTCTCTTTTTTATTGATTGCAGTAGTTTTAATGCAGCCATCTAAAACAAATGCCGCAAGCGCATTGAGCGGTGGGGCTGAACAGTTATTTGGAAAACAAAAAGCACGAGGCTTTGAAGCTGGTTTACGTCGAGTAACAGGTGTGTTGGGATTTGTCTTTATGGCATTAGCCGTAGCACTAACGTACTTGTCTTCACATTAA
- a CDS encoding metal ABC transporter permease — MISQFIEGLQNYGFLRNALFTSMMVGFIAGVIGVFIVLRGMSLMGDAISHAVLPGVAVSYIIGTNYLIGATTFGILAALLIGFVSDKSKLKNDAAIGIVFSTFFAMGVIFISFAKSSTDLYHILFGNVLAVTDSDMVITSIVGVIVILFIGIFYKDLKVSSFDPTFAQAYGVKTKFLHYALMFALTLVAVSSLQTVGTILVIAMLITPAATAFLLTNKLSVMIFISAALGVISAVVGLFFSYSYNLASGATIVLTAAVFFVIAFLFSPVKGILMNGKGGNLNEKNY, encoded by the coding sequence ATGATTAGCCAATTTATAGAAGGTCTTCAAAATTATGGATTCTTACGTAATGCACTCTTTACATCTATGATGGTTGGGTTTATTGCCGGAGTAATCGGTGTATTCATCGTTTTAAGAGGAATGTCTTTGATGGGAGATGCCATTTCTCATGCGGTTCTTCCAGGAGTTGCTGTATCTTATATCATTGGTACTAATTATTTAATTGGAGCAACTACATTTGGAATACTTGCGGCATTATTGATTGGATTTGTATCGGATAAAAGTAAATTAAAAAATGACGCTGCAATTGGAATCGTATTTAGTACCTTCTTTGCAATGGGAGTTATCTTTATATCCTTTGCAAAAAGTTCAACGGACTTGTATCATATCCTATTTGGAAACGTACTAGCTGTAACTGATTCTGATATGGTCATAACTTCTATAGTAGGAGTTATCGTTATTTTATTTATTGGAATCTTTTATAAAGATTTAAAAGTTTCATCTTTTGATCCCACGTTTGCACAAGCATATGGTGTAAAAACAAAATTCTTACATTATGCTTTGATGTTTGCTTTAACGTTAGTAGCGGTGTCTAGTTTACAAACAGTAGGGACTATCTTAGTAATTGCCATGCTAATTACACCAGCTGCAACTGCCTTTCTACTTACAAATAAATTATCAGTAATGATCTTTATTTCAGCAGCATTAGGAGTCATTAGTGCCGTTGTAGGCCTGTTCTTTAGTTATAGCTATAACTTAGCGTCAGGAGCTACAATCGTTCTTACAGCAGCAGTATTCTTTGTTATTGCGTTTTTATTTTCACCAGTAAAAGGGATTTTAATGAATGGGAAGGGAGGGAATCTAAATGAAAAAAATTACTAA
- the eno gene encoding phosphopyruvate hydratase, with protein sequence MPYITDILAREVLDSRGNPTVEVEVYTESGAFGRGIVPSGASTGEHEAVELRDGDNDRYLGKGVLKAVENVNDVIAEAIIGFDVRDQLAIDHTMIELDGTPNKGKLGANAILAVSIAAAHAAADYLDTPLYQYLGGFNTKVLPTPMMNIINGGSHADNSVDFQEFMIMPVGAPTFKEALRMGAEVFHSLAKVLKGRGYSTAVGDEGGFAPDLKSNEEALEVIIEAIENAGYKAGEDVRLAMDVAASEFYDKESNTYDLASEGRKLTAEEMVELYDGFLSKYPIISIEDGLDENDWDGWKHMTDVLGKKVQLVGDDLFVTNTDKLKQGIENGIGNSILIKVNQIGTLTETFDAIEMAKKAGYTAVVSHRSGETEDATIADIAVATNAGQIKTGSLSRTDRVAKYNQLLRIEDQLGELAVYQGLDAFYNLDNK encoded by the coding sequence ATGCCATACATTACAGATATTTTGGCTAGAGAAGTACTTGATTCACGCGGAAATCCAACAGTTGAGGTTGAAGTTTACACAGAAAGCGGAGCATTTGGCCGTGGAATCGTTCCATCTGGAGCATCTACTGGTGAGCACGAAGCAGTTGAATTACGTGATGGAGATAACGACCGTTACCTAGGAAAAGGTGTTTTGAAAGCTGTTGAGAACGTAAATGATGTAATTGCTGAAGCAATCATCGGTTTTGACGTAAGAGATCAACTAGCAATCGACCACACAATGATCGAACTAGACGGTACTCCTAACAAAGGAAAACTAGGTGCAAACGCAATCTTGGCAGTTTCCATTGCAGCAGCACATGCAGCAGCAGATTACTTGGATACTCCATTGTATCAATACTTAGGTGGATTCAATACTAAAGTATTGCCTACACCAATGATGAACATCATTAATGGCGGATCTCATGCTGATAACAGCGTAGACTTCCAAGAATTTATGATTATGCCTGTAGGAGCTCCTACATTCAAAGAAGCTTTACGTATGGGTGCAGAAGTTTTCCATAGCCTAGCTAAAGTATTAAAAGGCCGAGGATATTCTACAGCTGTTGGTGACGAAGGTGGATTCGCTCCAGACTTGAAATCCAACGAAGAAGCTCTTGAAGTTATTATTGAAGCAATCGAAAATGCTGGCTATAAAGCTGGAGAAGACGTACGTTTAGCAATGGACGTAGCTGCATCTGAGTTCTACGACAAAGAAAGCAACACATATGACCTAGCTTCTGAAGGACGTAAGTTAACTGCAGAAGAAATGGTTGAACTTTATGACGGATTCCTTTCTAAATACCCAATTATTTCCATCGAAGATGGATTGGATGAAAATGACTGGGACGGTTGGAAACATATGACTGACGTTCTTGGCAAAAAAGTTCAATTGGTTGGAGACGACTTGTTTGTAACAAACACAGACAAATTGAAACAAGGTATTGAAAACGGAATTGGTAACTCAATCTTAATCAAAGTTAACCAAATCGGTACATTAACAGAAACTTTTGATGCTATTGAAATGGCTAAAAAAGCTGGTTATACAGCAGTAGTTTCTCACCGTTCTGGTGAAACTGAAGATGCAACAATTGCAGATATTGCAGTTGCAACAAATGCTGGACAAATCAAAACAGGTTCATTGAGCCGTACAGACCGTGTTGCTAAATACAACCAATTGCTTCGTATTGAAGATCAATTAGGTGAATTGGCAGTATACCAAGGTTTAGACGCATTCTACAACCTAGATAACAAATAA
- a CDS encoding DUF1015 domain-containing protein: protein MVKIRPFKAIRPNSYDVDQVASLPYDVVNDKEARLLGEENKKSFLYIDRAEIDLPKGIDPHDEQVYQKARMNLEKFLSNDWLVKEREPAYYLYRLKRNGRSQYGIVMTIDIEEYFTNQVKRHEFTRPDKELDRIRHNDACDANMSPIFLTYPDSEELNRLMIDFKDKTLPIYAFDSYYDVEHYVWKITDDELLTRITEIFANDIDSLYIADGHHRMESAAKVSKMRKETYPNADADANFNYFLGVAFPESQLEVLPYNRLVKGEMTSGKWEKLKEAFEVEEVPEETFEPTEAGVVGMYADKKWFKLTIKETMVPDDIVGSLDVSFVQNNLLQPLFGIENPRTDSRIEFVGGIHATDELMARANEEENTVAISLYPTSIADLKEVSDAGETMPPKSTWFEPKLLSGLFLHPFESTQYQIDKEEK from the coding sequence ATGGTAAAAATTAGACCTTTTAAAGCAATTAGACCCAATTCCTATGATGTTGATCAAGTTGCTAGTTTACCCTATGATGTAGTCAATGATAAGGAAGCTAGACTATTAGGAGAAGAGAACAAAAAGTCTTTTCTATATATTGATCGTGCAGAAATTGATTTGCCAAAAGGGATTGATCCTCATGATGAACAAGTCTATCAAAAAGCTCGAATGAATTTAGAAAAATTCCTCAGCAATGATTGGTTAGTTAAAGAACGAGAGCCCGCCTACTATTTATATCGTCTCAAAAGAAATGGACGTTCTCAATATGGGATTGTGATGACCATTGATATAGAAGAGTATTTTACGAATCAAGTGAAACGTCATGAATTTACAAGACCTGATAAAGAGTTAGATCGTATTCGACACAATGATGCGTGTGATGCTAATATGAGTCCCATATTCCTAACCTATCCAGATAGTGAAGAATTAAATCGTTTGATGATCGACTTTAAAGATAAAACATTACCAATCTATGCTTTTGACAGTTATTATGATGTAGAGCACTACGTTTGGAAAATTACAGATGATGAATTACTTACGCGAATTACGGAAATATTTGCAAACGATATTGACTCTCTTTATATTGCTGACGGGCATCATCGAATGGAATCTGCTGCAAAGGTTTCTAAAATGAGAAAAGAAACATACCCAAATGCTGACGCAGATGCTAATTTTAATTACTTTTTAGGTGTTGCCTTTCCTGAGTCCCAACTAGAAGTCCTTCCGTATAATCGTCTAGTTAAGGGAGAAATGACTAGTGGGAAGTGGGAAAAATTAAAAGAAGCTTTTGAAGTAGAGGAAGTTCCAGAAGAAACTTTTGAACCAACAGAAGCAGGAGTAGTTGGTATGTATGCAGATAAAAAATGGTTTAAGTTAACCATTAAAGAAACGATGGTCCCAGACGATATTGTTGGATCACTAGATGTTTCTTTTGTCCAAAATAACCTTCTTCAACCCTTATTTGGAATCGAAAATCCTCGTACAGATTCCCGAATTGAATTTGTTGGAGGGATTCACGCTACAGATGAGCTGATGGCACGAGCAAATGAAGAAGAGAATACAGTAGCTATTTCATTATATCCAACTTCTATAGCTGATTTAAAAGAAGTATCAGATGCGGGGGAAACGATGCCACCTAAATCAACTTGGTTTGAACCTAAATTATTAAGTGGATTATTCCTCCATCCCTTTGAAAGTACTCAGTATCAAATCGATAAAGAAGAAAAATAG
- a CDS encoding 3-phosphoglycerate dehydrogenase family protein — translation MIDIQTFNRIAPEGLELLDQDHYTLNENTNPDAILLRSKDLHPISFNEELVAISRAGAGVNNIPIETCSEQGIVVMNTPGANANAVKELVIAGLLMTARPIYQGIKWLENLQAEDLSEKVEAEKKNFRGHEIAGKTLGVIGLGAIGSLVANDAYRLQMDVIGYDPYVSVETAWSISSRVKKANSLQEALQESDYISLHVPVNGNTNGFVDFEFLTQMKKGAVLLNFSRNELVVKEDILRALEEGYLSGYVTDFATKEYLEHEKILVFPHLGASTEEAEVNCSIMAVKNLKYFFETGNIVHSVNFPSIEMPLQQGTRITVINRNVPNMVGQMSAALAKNFVNIENIVNRSRGNFAYTIIDVAEIDDSLLEAIIASVSEIEGVLKTRVIKRKQENYGKN, via the coding sequence TTGATAGATATACAAACCTTTAATAGGATTGCACCAGAAGGACTAGAATTGTTAGATCAAGATCACTATACATTGAATGAAAATACAAACCCAGATGCAATTCTATTAAGAAGTAAAGATTTGCATCCAATATCTTTTAATGAAGAATTAGTAGCGATCTCTCGTGCAGGAGCTGGAGTGAATAATATTCCAATCGAAACTTGTTCAGAACAAGGCATTGTTGTGATGAATACGCCGGGTGCCAATGCGAATGCAGTGAAGGAGTTAGTAATCGCCGGTCTTCTCATGACTGCTCGTCCTATTTATCAAGGAATAAAGTGGTTAGAAAATCTTCAAGCAGAAGATTTAAGTGAAAAAGTAGAAGCTGAGAAAAAGAACTTTCGTGGTCATGAAATTGCTGGAAAAACATTAGGAGTAATTGGACTGGGAGCAATTGGTTCGTTAGTCGCTAATGATGCTTATCGTCTTCAAATGGATGTAATTGGCTATGATCCTTATGTCTCAGTAGAGACCGCATGGAGTATTTCAAGTCGAGTTAAAAAAGCAAACTCTCTACAAGAAGCACTTCAAGAATCTGATTATATTTCTCTACATGTTCCGGTAAATGGTAACACAAATGGTTTTGTTGACTTTGAATTTCTTACACAGATGAAAAAAGGAGCGGTTCTACTTAACTTTTCTCGCAATGAACTAGTAGTAAAGGAAGATATACTACGAGCCTTAGAAGAAGGATACCTCTCTGGGTATGTAACGGACTTTGCGACGAAAGAGTACCTGGAACATGAAAAAATCCTTGTATTTCCTCATTTGGGAGCATCTACGGAAGAAGCAGAAGTAAACTGTTCGATTATGGCTGTTAAAAATCTGAAATATTTCTTTGAAACAGGAAATATTGTGCATTCTGTTAACTTTCCATCTATTGAGATGCCTCTTCAACAAGGAACTCGAATTACCGTAATCAACCGTAATGTACCTAATATGGTAGGTCAAATGTCTGCAGCATTAGCTAAAAACTTTGTAAATATAGAAAACATTGTAAACCGAAGCCGTGGAAATTTTGCTTACACCATCATTGACGTTGCAGAAATAGATGATTCATTATTAGAAGCTATTATTGCAAGTGTCAGTGAAATAGAAGGTGTATTAAAAACACGAGTAATCAAAAGAAAGCAGGAGAACTATGGTAAAAATTAG
- a CDS encoding histidine phosphatase family protein, producing the protein MSKGVTFYFMRHGETYLNQYNRMQGWSDAPLTNRGKRDVIRSGAGIANLKFDAVYCSDLRRTFETAQIILNENQHKNDEPVKAMPEFREIFFGSFEGLDAPETWDNLAEFLGYKNGLDYSETNSVVKELNGMRKMDPYHEAEDYLMFWTRVEKGLIELISEHRDTGRNILIVSHGLTIRNIIHALIPEFEIDRHLDNASISQVSYYDGFYHLEKFNSTEHFAPNRVEGYEDLPESHKIIPTDK; encoded by the coding sequence ATGAGTAAAGGTGTTACATTTTATTTTATGCGTCATGGGGAAACCTATTTAAATCAATATAACCGAATGCAAGGATGGTCCGATGCTCCACTTACGAACCGTGGAAAGCGAGACGTAATTAGAAGTGGTGCAGGTATAGCTAATTTAAAATTTGATGCGGTATATTGTAGTGATTTAAGAAGGACATTTGAAACTGCTCAAATCATTTTAAATGAGAATCAACATAAAAATGACGAACCAGTAAAAGCTATGCCAGAATTTAGAGAGATCTTCTTTGGTTCTTTTGAAGGGTTGGATGCACCAGAAACATGGGATAATCTTGCCGAATTCTTAGGATATAAAAATGGTTTAGATTATTCAGAAACAAATTCAGTTGTAAAAGAATTAAACGGAATGCGTAAAATGGATCCTTATCATGAAGCAGAAGATTATTTAATGTTTTGGACTCGTGTAGAAAAGGGCTTAATTGAATTAATTAGTGAGCATAGAGATACAGGACGAAATATTTTGATTGTATCACATGGTCTCACCATTCGAAATATTATCCATGCACTTATTCCTGAATTTGAAATTGACCGTCATTTAGATAACGCTAGTATTTCTCAAGTTAGTTACTATGATGGCTTTTATCATCTGGAAAAGTTTAACAGTACAGAACACTTTGCACCTAATCGAGTAGAGGGGTATGAAGACTTACCTGAGTCTCACAAGATTATCCCAACAGATAAATAG
- a CDS encoding metal ABC transporter ATP-binding protein: MDGIIAKDMSVYYRDKKALDNISVEIRKSKITGIVGPNGAGKSTFLKALIRLIPSENKGVSIFGKTLKEMQRKVAYVEQRSALDLTFPIDVKGTVLLGTYPKLSFWSRPGKNEKDDVEAALKKVELWDLKDRQIDELSGGQLQRVFIARALAQEADLILLDEPFVGIDMTSEKMIIEILKELRNEGKTIIIVHHDLHKVVEYFDDLIVLDGKMVGYGTVESTFTKENLDEAYGEMFGSLVLEGVQS; encoded by the coding sequence ATGGATGGCATTATTGCGAAAGATATGAGTGTTTACTACCGAGATAAAAAAGCATTAGACAACATCTCAGTAGAAATACGTAAATCAAAAATTACGGGGATTGTTGGTCCCAACGGAGCAGGAAAATCGACATTTTTAAAAGCATTAATTAGATTAATTCCTTCTGAAAATAAAGGAGTTTCTATCTTTGGAAAAACTCTAAAAGAAATGCAAAGAAAAGTTGCGTACGTTGAACAAAGAAGCGCACTGGATCTAACCTTTCCAATAGATGTAAAAGGAACGGTTCTTTTAGGTACTTATCCCAAATTAAGTTTTTGGTCTCGTCCTGGAAAAAATGAAAAAGATGACGTGGAAGCAGCACTAAAAAAAGTGGAACTGTGGGATCTAAAAGACCGTCAAATCGATGAGTTATCTGGAGGCCAGTTACAACGAGTATTTATTGCTCGCGCCTTAGCTCAAGAAGCAGACTTAATTCTTTTAGATGAACCATTTGTTGGAATTGATATGACCAGTGAAAAAATGATTATTGAAATTTTGAAAGAATTACGTAATGAAGGAAAAACAATTATTATCGTTCATCATGACTTGCATAAAGTAGTGGAGTATTTTGATGATTTAATTGTGTTAGATGGGAAGATGGTAGGATACGGTACGGTTGAATCGACCTTTACCAAAGAAAATCTAGATGAGGCTTACGGTGAAATGTTTGGTTCTCTTGTCTTAGAGGGGGTTCAATCATGA
- a CDS encoding carboxylesterase, which yields MKELRLPEPFLFERSKRAVLLLHAYTGSANDVRPLGRLLERNGYTVYAPQFSGHATQNFEDVIEKGGPEIWLQDVVDATTFLRKKGYEEIAVLGLSLGGIMATRAVELYDYIAGGSFNSPIYDIGESNVPAAFLNYFRTFKKRQGYDLKVIEQEREAIKPKLKKQLDELTKFSEQIQTDIAKVDIPYYIASSGKDELINPSNGKVLRDALINAKVDYHRFPELTHVITIGSKRDPFEESVLTFLNKLNWKEG from the coding sequence ATGAAAGAATTACGATTACCAGAACCATTTCTATTCGAACGATCTAAAAGAGCAGTATTACTGTTGCATGCTTATACAGGAAGTGCAAATGATGTTCGCCCTTTAGGTAGGTTATTGGAAAGAAATGGCTATACGGTATATGCTCCTCAATTTAGTGGTCATGCAACACAAAATTTTGAAGATGTGATTGAAAAGGGAGGACCTGAAATTTGGCTACAAGATGTAGTAGATGCAACTACCTTTTTACGAAAGAAAGGCTATGAGGAGATTGCCGTTCTGGGTCTTTCACTAGGTGGAATCATGGCTACTCGTGCTGTTGAATTATACGACTATATCGCAGGAGGTTCGTTTAATTCTCCCATTTATGATATAGGAGAAAGTAATGTGCCGGCAGCTTTTTTAAACTATTTCCGAACCTTTAAAAAACGTCAAGGGTATGACCTAAAAGTTATTGAACAAGAAAGAGAAGCAATTAAACCAAAATTAAAAAAACAGTTAGACGAACTAACAAAGTTTTCTGAACAGATTCAAACAGATATTGCGAAAGTCGATATACCGTATTACATTGCTTCGTCGGGGAAAGATGAATTAATCAACCCATCGAACGGAAAAGTTCTACGAGATGCATTAATTAATGCCAAAGTAGACTATCATAGATTCCCTGAACTAACACACGTAATTACAATTGGAAGCAAGCGCGATCCATTTGAAGAGTCTGTATTAACGTTTTTAAATAAATTAAATTGGAAAGAAGGATAA
- the gpmI gene encoding 2,3-bisphosphoglycerate-independent phosphoglycerate mutase → MNKKPVAIIILDGFGCRKEVMGNAVAQANKPNFDRYVNEFPHATMQASGLAVGLPEGQMGNSEVGHTNIGAGRVVYQSLTRIDKVIKDGEFLTNPALNNAFSHVNENDSSLHLFGLLSDGGVHSHINHLVALIKAAKQKGIKKLYLHAFLDGRDVDPHAAPGYISTVEAAMQEAGLGEIATVSGRYYAMDRDKRWERVEVAYNAIAHGEGEKFDTAQEVVEKSYENDITDEFVLPSVIVKDGKPVATIEDNDSIIFFNFRPDRAIQLSNAFTNEEWEFFDRGNRAANVKFATFTLYQESVIADVAFAPIPLKNVVAEVLSQQGKTQLHIAETEKYPHVTFFMNGGKHEAFDGEDRILIPSPKVATYDLQPEMSAYEVGDALMEAIDADKYDAILLNFANPDMVGHSGMLEPTIKAIEATDENLGRVVDNILAHDGYAIIFADHGNADTMMTPEGLPHTAHTTVPVPVIVTKKGVTLRTDGKLADVAPTMLDLMGVEKPEEMTGESLIIK, encoded by the coding sequence ATGAATAAAAAACCAGTAGCAATCATTATCCTTGATGGATTTGGTTGCCGTAAAGAAGTTATGGGAAATGCGGTAGCACAAGCAAATAAACCTAACTTTGATCGCTATGTGAATGAATTTCCACACGCAACCATGCAAGCATCTGGTTTAGCTGTTGGTTTACCAGAAGGTCAAATGGGTAATTCTGAAGTAGGTCATACAAATATTGGTGCAGGACGTGTAGTTTATCAAAGTTTAACTAGAATTGATAAAGTAATTAAAGATGGAGAGTTCTTAACGAACCCAGCTTTAAATAATGCTTTTAGTCATGTTAATGAAAATGACTCTAGTTTACATCTTTTTGGATTGCTATCTGATGGCGGAGTTCATAGTCATATCAATCACTTGGTCGCGCTTATCAAGGCTGCCAAACAAAAAGGAATTAAAAAGCTGTATCTACATGCTTTCTTAGACGGAAGAGATGTAGATCCTCATGCTGCACCTGGCTATATTTCTACTGTGGAAGCAGCGATGCAAGAAGCCGGCTTAGGTGAGATTGCAACAGTATCTGGTAGATACTATGCAATGGATCGAGACAAGCGTTGGGAACGTGTAGAAGTAGCTTATAATGCGATTGCTCACGGAGAAGGCGAAAAATTCGATACTGCACAAGAAGTAGTAGAGAAAAGCTATGAAAATGATATCACAGACGAATTTGTACTTCCAAGTGTAATTGTTAAAGATGGCAAGCCAGTGGCAACTATTGAAGATAATGACAGTATTATCTTCTTTAACTTCCGTCCAGACCGAGCCATCCAACTTTCTAATGCATTCACAAATGAAGAGTGGGAATTCTTTGATAGAGGAAATCGTGCAGCGAATGTTAAATTTGCAACCTTTACTCTTTATCAAGAAAGTGTAATTGCTGATGTTGCATTTGCTCCTATTCCTTTGAAAAATGTAGTTGCTGAAGTATTAAGCCAACAAGGAAAAACACAGTTACATATTGCGGAAACCGAAAAATATCCACATGTTACATTCTTTATGAATGGTGGAAAACACGAAGCATTTGATGGCGAAGATCGTATCTTGATTCCTTCACCAAAAGTAGCTACGTATGATTTGCAACCAGAAATGAGTGCCTATGAAGTAGGGGATGCATTGATGGAAGCAATTGATGCAGATAAGTATGATGCCATTCTATTGAACTTTGCTAACCCTGATATGGTCGGACATTCCGGCATGCTGGAACCAACTATTAAGGCTATCGAAGCAACTGATGAAAACTTAGGTAGAGTTGTAGATAACATTTTAGCGCATGACGGATATGCAATCATTTTTGCCGATCATGGAAATGCAGATACAATGATGACACCAGAAGGATTACCTCATACTGCACATACAACTGTTCCTGTACCGGTTATTGTTACTAAAAAAGGAGTAACTTTACGTACGGATGGTAAATTAGCAGATGTAGCACCAACGATGTTAGATTTAATGGGTGTAGAGAAACCAGAAGAAATGACTGGTGAATCTTTAATCATCAAGTAA
- a CDS encoding fructose-1,6-bisphosphatase, with protein MVVQKDKYLKLLSKEYPTVADTITEIINLEAIMNLPKATEHFISDLHGEYDAVQHVLRNGSGNIKEKIREIFQGRLSTREMNQLATIVYYPKEKIDLIVSELESEAEIEEFFTLTTSRITELCAFVVSKYTRSKVRKSLPKDYAYIIEELLFKDAIMTNKEDYYDKIIDTVISLKRGKELIAAFAHVIQRLVVDYIHVVGDIYDRGPYPDKIIDMLMDGHELDIQWGNHDVLWMGAASGSAACMANVIRICARYDNLEIIEDAYGISLRPLMLFSEMNYPEERFEPFMPKIDPDEEKKIYPEEVRQIAKMNQAISIIQFKLEGEIIQRQPKFEMDDRLLLAGINLEEGTVKVNGKTYPLNCTYFPTIDPENPFKLTEEEEQVVGKLQIGFQNSERLHKHMKFLFSKGSMYTIYNDNLVYHGCVPLNEDGSFMQMDIGGNNYSGRALLDKYEDVLRKGYIHRKNKERNKKYLDYIWYLWEGKASSLFGKDKMTTFERLYISNKETHLEKKNLYYHERDNIEMSYKILEEFGVDPTKGHIINGHTPVKESKGENPLKADGKLIVIDGGFSKAYQPTTGLAGYTLLYNSFGMQLVSHQPFTSVENAMINEIDIVSTRRIVDKELERKTVRETDVGRRLTRQVKDLQQLLEAYQEGEIVEKVKK; from the coding sequence ATGGTCGTTCAAAAAGATAAGTATTTAAAATTACTATCAAAAGAATATCCAACAGTAGCAGATACGATAACCGAGATCATCAACTTGGAAGCAATCATGAATTTACCAAAAGCAACGGAACATTTTATTAGTGATTTGCACGGAGAATACGATGCAGTTCAACATGTATTGAGAAACGGCTCTGGTAATATAAAAGAAAAAATCCGAGAAATCTTTCAAGGTAGATTGAGTACGCGTGAAATGAATCAGTTAGCTACCATTGTTTACTACCCAAAAGAGAAAATCGACTTAATTGTATCGGAATTAGAGTCTGAAGCAGAAATTGAAGAATTTTTCACTTTAACAACGTCTCGAATTACGGAATTGTGTGCTTTTGTTGTATCAAAATACACACGCTCCAAGGTACGGAAGTCTTTACCAAAGGATTATGCATATATTATAGAGGAATTACTTTTTAAAGATGCTATTATGACAAATAAAGAAGACTATTATGATAAAATTATTGATACGGTTATTTCTCTAAAACGAGGAAAAGAGCTTATTGCTGCTTTTGCTCATGTGATTCAACGACTGGTGGTTGATTATATTCATGTTGTCGGAGATATCTATGATCGAGGGCCTTATCCTGATAAAATTATTGATATGCTAATGGATGGTCATGAACTGGATATTCAGTGGGGAAATCATGATGTATTATGGATGGGGGCAGCTAGTGGTTCAGCAGCATGTATGGCAAACGTTATTCGTATCTGTGCACGTTATGATAACTTAGAAATTATTGAGGATGCATACGGAATTTCATTACGGCCATTAATGTTGTTTTCAGAAATGAATTATCCTGAAGAACGCTTTGAGCCTTTCATGCCCAAAATTGATCCAGATGAAGAAAAGAAAATTTATCCAGAAGAAGTTAGACAAATTGCAAAAATGAATCAAGCGATTTCTATTATTCAATTTAAATTAGAAGGAGAAATCATTCAACGACAACCTAAATTTGAAATGGATGACCGCTTATTGCTGGCGGGAATTAATCTTGAAGAGGGTACTGTAAAAGTAAATGGAAAAACCTATCCTTTAAACTGTACATATTTTCCCACGATTGATCCAGAAAATCCCTTCAAATTAACCGAAGAAGAAGAACAAGTTGTTGGGAAATTGCAAATTGGATTCCAAAACAGTGAAAGACTACACAAACATATGAAGTTTTTGTTTAGTAAAGGGAGTATGTATACCATTTACAATGATAATTTAGTTTATCATGGATGTGTCCCTTTAAATGAAGATGGAAGTTTCATGCAAATGGATATTGGTGGGAACAATTATTCTGGCCGTGCTCTTTTAGATAAATATGAAGATGTTTTAAGAAAAGGGTACATCCACCGTAAAAATAAAGAAAGAAATAAAAAATATTTAGATTACATTTGGTATTTATGGGAAGGGAAAGCATCTTCTCTTTTTGGAAAAGACAAAATGACAACGTTCGAACGTCTATATATTAGTAATAAAGAAACGCATCTTGAAAAGAAAAATCTCTATTATCATGAACGAGATAACATTGAAATGTCTTATAAAATTCTAGAGGAATTTGGTGTGGATCCTACTAAAGGACATATTATTAATGGGCATACTCCAGTAAAAGAAAGTAAAGGAGAAAACCCATTGAAAGCAGATGGAAAACTCATTGTGATTGATGGCGGCTTTTCAAAAGCATACCAGCCAACAACAGGCTTAGCTGGATATACATTGCTATATAATTCTTTTGGAATGCAACTGGTTTCTCATCAGCCGTTTACATCTGTAGAGAATGCGATGATTAATGAAATAGATATTGTATCAACCAGGAGAATTGTTGACAAAGAACTTGAACGGAAAACGGTTCGAGAAACGGATGTAGGACGACGATTGACTCGCCAAGTAAAGGATCTTCAGCAACTCTTAGAAGCATATCAAGAAGGAGAAATTGTTGAAAAAGTAAAAAAATAG